One window from the genome of Treponema sp. OMZ 838 encodes:
- a CDS encoding type II toxin-antitoxin system HicA family toxin, whose protein sequence is MNFKEMEKMIKQDGWIKRDIVGSHHHYEHPIKKGKVTIPFHGNKELSKFVVNSILKQAGLKEE, encoded by the coding sequence ATGAACTTTAAAGAAATGGAGAAGATGATAAAACAAGACGGATGGATAAAACGTGATATAGTTGGGTCACATCATCACTATGAGCATCCGATTAAAAAAGGGAAGGTTACTATTCCATTTCATGGTAACAAGGAGCTTTCGAAGTTTGTAGTAAATAGTATTCTTAAACAAGCAGGATTAAAGGAGGAGTAA
- a CDS encoding GTP-binding protein — MKIFVISGFLGAGKTTFIQMLSQKTGIDFAVMENEYGEAGIDGTLLKRDRLKVWELTEGCICCSLKSDFASSILTIANTLAPEYLIVEPTGVGLLSAVMNNIGKIEYDRIQLLEPVTVADVHCVEHYLKEFGGIYTDQLKNTPRILLSKIENTSAEELNRITAILHTVNPDAEILNTPYQNQPEEWWRRLLQTPLNKQRTIVLPEKDHALDLENISIAGITVDTVNELLELLTALLRGYFGAVYRAKGFVSIGGQWTKFDIVDRQYTVTVCDPMPESKAVIIGQNLDWTRLHKAFTAAAPLLYRPYTANPEAEYVSKRGKYFPSSSVR; from the coding sequence ATGAAGATTTTTGTGATTTCAGGCTTTTTAGGAGCCGGTAAAACAACCTTTATTCAAATGCTTTCCCAAAAAACAGGCATAGACTTTGCCGTTATGGAAAACGAATACGGCGAAGCAGGTATCGACGGAACCCTTTTGAAGCGAGACCGATTAAAGGTGTGGGAGTTGACTGAAGGATGCATCTGCTGTTCGCTCAAATCCGATTTTGCTTCCTCCATATTGACAATTGCAAATACGTTGGCTCCCGAATATCTCATCGTGGAGCCAACCGGTGTAGGTTTACTCAGCGCGGTGATGAACAATATCGGTAAAATCGAATATGACCGCATACAGCTCCTTGAACCGGTTACCGTCGCGGACGTACACTGCGTAGAACATTATCTAAAAGAGTTCGGCGGCATATATACCGATCAGCTGAAAAATACGCCGCGTATCCTTCTTTCTAAAATAGAAAATACTTCTGCCGAAGAGTTAAACCGTATTACCGCGATACTCCACACGGTGAATCCTGATGCGGAAATCCTCAATACCCCGTATCAAAATCAACCTGAGGAATGGTGGCGTCGGCTGCTGCAAACTCCGCTGAATAAACAGCGTACAATAGTACTCCCTGAAAAAGACCACGCGCTTGATTTGGAAAATATCAGTATTGCCGGCATTACCGTTGATACCGTTAACGAGCTTCTGGAGCTGCTGACTGCATTGCTACGCGGGTACTTCGGCGCTGTCTACCGCGCAAAAGGATTTGTGTCTATCGGCGGACAATGGACAAAATTCGATATTGTCGATAGACAGTACACCGTTACTGTTTGCGACCCGATGCCTGAATCAAAAGCCGTGATAATCGGACAAAATCTCGACTGGACACGGTTGCACAAAGCGTTTACTGCAGCTGCACCTCTATTGTACCGACCGTACACAGCAAATCCGGAAGCGGAATACGTATCGAAGCGCGGGAAGTATTTCCCGTCATCGTCTGTACGGTAA
- a CDS encoding type II toxin-antitoxin system HicB family antitoxin gives MYIYPAMFYKDENGYSVVFYDIELATMGDTLEEALIMAEEALTGRISLLLKDGETLPNPTAIEDIEKPKDAEFITLVKTDRKYLAQEKSVRKNLTIPAWLAEAAENAGLNFSQELQCALKTRLHIGI, from the coding sequence ATGTATATTTATCCGGCAATGTTTTATAAAGATGAAAACGGTTATTCGGTTGTATTTTATGATATAGAACTTGCAACGATGGGAGACACATTGGAAGAAGCGTTGATAATGGCAGAGGAAGCATTGACAGGACGTATCTCTTTGCTTTTAAAGGATGGAGAGACACTGCCCAATCCGACAGCTATAGAGGATATAGAAAAACCGAAAGATGCGGAATTTATTACACTGGTAAAAACCGACCGTAAATACCTGGCACAGGAAAAAAGTGTTCGTAAAAACTTAACAATTCCTGCATGGCTTGCTGAAGCTGCCGAAAATGCAGGATTAAATTTTTCGCAAGAGTTGCAATGTGCTCTAAAAACGCGCTTGCATATTGGCATATAA
- a CDS encoding NAD(P)-dependent alcohol dehydrogenase, protein MKGFAMLKLGETGWIEKERPVCGPLDAICKPLALAPCTSDVHTVWEGAIGERHNMILGHEGCGEVVEVGSLVKDFKPGDKVLVPAITPDWNSLEAQAGYSMHSGGMLAGWKFSNFKDGVFGEYFHVNDADGNLAHIPDGVKIEHAPMLSDMVPTGFHGAELADVQYGDSVLVIGIGPVGLMSVAGAELRGASKIYAVGTRPACIAAAKFYGATDIISYKNGPIDKQVLDLTHGKGVDKVIIAGGTVDTFDEAVKALKAGGKIGNVNYLGSGVSIKIPRVEWGVGMGHKQINGGLMPGGRLRMEKLSSLVAVGKLDLSKLITHTFKGFENVEKALYLMKDKPADLIKPVVII, encoded by the coding sequence ATGAAAGGTTTTGCGATGCTTAAATTGGGCGAAACGGGTTGGATCGAAAAAGAACGCCCCGTATGCGGCCCGCTTGATGCAATTTGTAAGCCGTTAGCTCTTGCTCCGTGTACATCCGACGTACATACCGTATGGGAGGGAGCAATCGGCGAACGGCATAATATGATTTTAGGACACGAAGGCTGCGGCGAAGTTGTCGAAGTCGGTTCTCTAGTAAAAGATTTTAAACCGGGCGACAAGGTCTTGGTTCCTGCGATTACTCCCGATTGGAATTCGCTGGAAGCGCAGGCAGGGTATTCGATGCACTCAGGCGGTATGCTTGCCGGTTGGAAGTTTTCGAACTTTAAAGACGGTGTATTCGGCGAATACTTCCATGTCAACGATGCTGACGGAAACCTCGCGCATATTCCGGACGGAGTAAAAATCGAACATGCACCGATGCTGTCCGACATGGTTCCTACCGGATTTCATGGCGCCGAGCTTGCCGATGTTCAGTACGGAGATTCGGTACTGGTAATCGGTATCGGCCCGGTCGGTTTAATGTCCGTTGCGGGAGCCGAATTGCGCGGCGCTTCAAAGATTTATGCGGTAGGTACCCGCCCCGCCTGTATTGCAGCGGCAAAGTTCTACGGCGCAACCGATATTATCAGCTACAAGAACGGCCCAATCGATAAGCAAGTGCTCGACCTTACCCACGGTAAAGGCGTAGACAAGGTTATTATCGCAGGCGGCACCGTTGATACTTTTGACGAAGCCGTTAAAGCGTTAAAGGCCGGCGGCAAAATCGGAAACGTCAACTATCTCGGATCAGGCGTTTCCATCAAGATTCCGCGCGTAGAATGGGGTGTCGGAATGGGACACAAGCAGATCAACGGCGGGTTAATGCCCGGTGGACGCCTCCGCATGGAAAAACTGAGCAGCCTCGTTGCAGTCGGTAAGCTTGACCTGTCAAAGCTCATCACCCATACCTTCAAGGGCTTTGAGAATGTCGAAAAAGCGCTCTATTTAATGAAGGATAAGCCGGCCGACTTAATCAAACCGGTTGTTATCATCTAA
- a CDS encoding outer membrane lipoprotein carrier protein LolA: MKKAIVFAAVIFGFYITAFCQSITTASVFFAGMSEQYGALSDYTANLTVSTGSGSKVQTMEATVYFKRPNRLRIDFTKPNEQVILFTGDTLTIYVPSYRMVLNQTIEKDSSAGTANLATPQGLSLLKRSYTIAYETGAAPQPLEEGSSEQVVVLALNRRSASETFRNIRLLVSPETKLIRRIEAWPISGSKITFDFSYYRLNTGIPDSRFLYDIPPNADMMNNFLFEE, from the coding sequence ATGAAAAAAGCAATCGTTTTTGCTGCCGTTATATTCGGCTTTTATATAACAGCATTTTGTCAATCCATTACGACCGCAAGCGTCTTTTTTGCCGGAATGTCCGAACAATACGGTGCACTCTCGGATTACACAGCTAATCTCACCGTTTCAACCGGCTCCGGCTCAAAGGTTCAGACAATGGAAGCCACCGTCTACTTTAAACGGCCGAATCGGCTCCGCATTGATTTTACCAAACCGAACGAGCAGGTCATTCTTTTCACCGGCGACACATTGACCATTTATGTTCCCTCCTATCGGATGGTGTTAAACCAAACGATAGAAAAAGATTCCTCTGCGGGTACAGCCAACCTTGCCACGCCCCAAGGCCTATCGCTGTTGAAACGCTCGTACACCATTGCGTATGAAACAGGAGCCGCACCTCAGCCTTTGGAAGAAGGCTCCTCCGAGCAGGTCGTGGTACTTGCTCTTAATAGACGGTCGGCTTCAGAAACTTTTAGAAATATCCGGCTGCTTGTTTCGCCTGAAACGAAGCTTATCAGACGAATTGAAGCATGGCCCATTTCGGGCAGCAAGATCACATTTGATTTTTCATATTATCGATTGAATACAGGAATTCCGGATTCCCGCTTTTTATACGATATACCGCCGAATGCGGATATGATGAATAATTTTTTATTTGAAGAATAA
- a CDS encoding RodZ family helix-turn-helix domain-containing protein: protein MQDIGNVLETARNEKQIGLEQASRETNIARRYLEALETGMYEVFPGEPYVVGFLRNYAEYLGLNPNECVTLYKQARIQETAVPPETLIPQKSFTVPRSVFIGIGAFLLLIAIFFVGKILITKIGTAMKDRPVQPAKQTEIIEKKENAAYTLSQEVFEKRLFKGDTITLPINGKDYRIQVEKTAPELYLATDIGTQIIALGQSLVLDLNGDVTADVKISVEDIDTSDESKGALVEILTTGFSEPVSTETPAIKIPDQAVQPESAKYKVLFDAGSAYPVTLNATFRSYCLFRYEQDKANRDERYYQKSEQLTVQANNGIRIWASNGNAVKMQIIAGGKTIDIEVSRPGEVIVKDLKWVKDDESGRYKFVVMEVD, encoded by the coding sequence ATGCAGGATATAGGCAATGTATTAGAAACAGCACGGAATGAAAAACAAATAGGGCTTGAACAGGCTTCGCGGGAAACAAATATTGCCCGCCGCTATTTAGAGGCGCTTGAAACCGGTATGTATGAAGTCTTTCCCGGAGAGCCGTATGTTGTCGGATTTCTACGGAATTATGCAGAATACTTAGGCTTAAATCCTAATGAATGTGTTACATTGTATAAACAGGCAAGAATACAAGAAACAGCGGTTCCACCTGAAACACTTATCCCGCAAAAGTCATTTACCGTTCCCCGCAGCGTATTTATCGGAATAGGAGCATTCCTGCTTTTAATAGCAATCTTTTTCGTCGGTAAAATATTGATTACAAAAATCGGTACAGCGATGAAAGACAGACCCGTACAACCGGCTAAGCAAACGGAAATTATAGAAAAAAAAGAGAATGCCGCCTACACGCTTTCCCAAGAAGTCTTTGAAAAACGGCTCTTTAAGGGCGATACGATTACACTCCCCATCAATGGAAAAGATTACCGAATACAAGTTGAAAAAACAGCACCTGAACTGTATCTTGCAACGGATATCGGAACACAAATCATTGCATTAGGTCAGAGCCTTGTATTGGATCTGAACGGCGATGTTACTGCCGATGTGAAAATTTCCGTTGAAGATATCGATACATCCGATGAATCGAAAGGCGCATTGGTGGAAATACTCACCACAGGTTTTTCGGAACCGGTTTCTACAGAAACACCCGCAATAAAAATTCCCGATCAGGCAGTTCAGCCCGAATCTGCAAAATACAAAGTACTGTTCGATGCTGGTTCTGCATATCCGGTAACATTGAATGCAACATTCCGAAGCTATTGTCTTTTCCGCTATGAGCAGGACAAAGCCAACCGTGACGAACGGTACTATCAAAAATCGGAACAGCTGACGGTTCAGGCAAATAACGGTATCCGTATTTGGGCATCAAATGGAAATGCCGTTAAAATGCAAATTATTGCAGGCGGAAAAACTATCGATATAGAAGTCAGCCGTCCGGGCGAAGTCATCGTTAAGGATTTAAAATGGGTCAAAGATGATGAATCGGGACGTTATAAATTTGTGGTAATGGAAGTTGACTAA
- a CDS encoding TIGR03546 family protein, producing MFSYIVKLLKSLNTNSHPGEIAHAVAIGMLLGFMPKDNVLWYLLFVFFLFVRVNRGAFLLTVLVASLFARFFDPLFDSLGYAVLTFSSLKPVYAALLDIPFVAFTKFNNTIVAGSIVFSLILYIPVYIVIRIFAKSWRTYLAPALARSKFVQALYHVPFVAKIAGFFTEV from the coding sequence ATGTTTTCGTACATTGTAAAACTGCTTAAATCGCTCAATACGAATTCACATCCGGGGGAAATCGCTCACGCCGTTGCAATCGGAATGCTCCTCGGTTTTATGCCGAAGGATAACGTGCTGTGGTACCTGCTGTTTGTGTTTTTTCTTTTTGTGCGTGTGAACAGGGGAGCCTTTTTGCTCACGGTACTGGTTGCAAGTTTGTTCGCCCGATTTTTTGATCCGCTGTTCGACTCGTTAGGCTATGCCGTGCTGACCTTTTCGTCGTTGAAGCCGGTCTATGCCGCTTTGCTCGACATTCCTTTTGTCGCCTTTACGAAATTTAACAACACGATAGTCGCCGGATCTATTGTATTCAGCTTGATACTGTATATTCCGGTATACATTGTGATAAGGATTTTCGCTAAATCGTGGCGCACATATCTTGCGCCGGCGCTTGCACGGAGTAAATTCGTGCAGGCTCTTTATCACGTTCCCTTTGTCGCGAAAATTGCCGGCTTTTTTACCGAGGTATAA
- a CDS encoding MiaB/RimO family radical SAM methylthiotransferase produces MTKRFFLDQHGCAKNQVDGELLIGILTDKGWQKTIELENADLIIVNSCGFIEPAKRESIEAVITARTAYPQAKILLAGCLAERYGDIFKTDFEEADAFFGNGDLSQLPILLDQLFPVAQQQQSPNEHDQSIHSTEHSRPFLKPVQEGVCCGQRSELLNFPRSAFIKITEGCDNCCSFCAIPLIRGSVRSRPLDSIVDEIRGFVQQGYKEFNLIGQDLAVYDAAPPLDKLSSRLNNSLPALPVQTKQGHSGLAQLLRAISGIEGTFSVRLLYIHPDHFPPDILPIMTADTRFLPYFDIPFQSGSDPIIRAMNRCGSAETYLKLIETIRAAFRTAESPYGEAVIRTTFLTGFPGETQADFERTAAFLQAAQTLWSGAFAYSQEEGTKAADMKKQVPAKIAEQRKTALNELQLKITEQKLAAFCGLETDVLIEEIIPQEQNHEEENTQCCIALGRAWFQAPEVDGAVVVNFSKAQKDSEGQPITAGSLVRVRITALRGIDLEADAL; encoded by the coding sequence TTGACTAAGCGTTTCTTTCTTGATCAGCATGGATGTGCTAAAAATCAAGTAGACGGTGAGCTGCTTATCGGTATCTTAACCGATAAGGGCTGGCAAAAAACTATCGAACTCGAAAACGCCGATCTCATCATTGTCAATTCGTGCGGCTTTATCGAACCGGCGAAACGAGAATCGATTGAAGCCGTTATCACCGCCCGGACAGCCTATCCTCAGGCAAAAATTTTGCTGGCAGGCTGCTTGGCGGAACGGTATGGCGACATCTTTAAAACCGACTTTGAAGAAGCCGATGCCTTTTTCGGTAACGGGGACTTATCGCAGCTCCCCATACTTCTCGACCAACTCTTTCCGGTTGCTCAGCAGCAACAATCGCCGAACGAACATGATCAATCGATTCATTCTACCGAACACAGCCGGCCATTTCTTAAACCGGTGCAGGAAGGCGTATGCTGCGGACAGCGCTCTGAATTATTAAACTTTCCACGTTCCGCCTTTATCAAAATTACCGAAGGCTGCGATAATTGCTGCTCATTTTGTGCGATACCGTTGATACGCGGCTCAGTGAGAAGCCGGCCGCTTGACAGTATTGTCGATGAGATACGGGGGTTTGTGCAGCAAGGATATAAAGAATTTAATCTTATCGGGCAAGACCTGGCAGTGTATGACGCCGCACCGCCTCTAGATAAGCTCAGTAGCCGGCTTAACAACAGCCTACCCGCATTGCCGGTTCAAACGAAACAGGGGCATTCGGGATTAGCACAGCTTTTACGCGCGATTTCCGGTATTGAAGGAACATTCAGCGTCCGGCTGCTCTACATCCACCCCGATCATTTTCCGCCGGATATCTTGCCGATTATGACTGCCGACACCCGCTTTCTCCCCTACTTTGATATTCCCTTTCAGTCCGGCTCAGATCCGATCATCCGTGCGATGAACCGTTGCGGTTCTGCCGAAACCTACCTGAAGTTAATAGAAACCATCCGCGCAGCTTTCCGCACGGCGGAAAGTCCCTACGGGGAGGCGGTTATCCGTACCACCTTTCTAACAGGCTTTCCGGGAGAAACTCAAGCTGATTTCGAGCGGACGGCAGCCTTTTTACAGGCAGCCCAGACTCTCTGGTCGGGAGCATTTGCCTATTCGCAGGAGGAAGGAACCAAGGCTGCCGATATGAAAAAACAGGTGCCGGCAAAAATTGCCGAACAGCGCAAGACAGCCCTTAACGAACTGCAATTAAAGATTACCGAACAAAAACTTGCCGCTTTTTGCGGACTGGAAACGGACGTTCTTATCGAAGAGATTATCCCGCAAGAGCAAAACCATGAAGAAGAAAACACACAATGCTGCATTGCGCTCGGTCGGGCATGGTTTCAAGCGCCGGAAGTAGACGGGGCTGTAGTTGTCAATTTTTCCAAAGCGCAAAAAGACAGCGAAGGGCAGCCGATAACTGCCGGCAGTCTGGTTCGAGTACGGATTACCGCCCTGCGCGGGATTGACCTCGAAGCGGACGCACTCTGA
- the ybaK gene encoding Cys-tRNA(Pro) deacylase: MKKTNAMRILEAAGVPYSSVEYAWDEAHLDAVSAAQKLNIELDMLFKTIVMISEDNDVFVFCVPAPSEVSLKKVRNITGKKITPLKLDALQKTTGYIRGGCSPLGMKKHFPTFIDETAQLYDRIYVSAGKRGHMLCIAPADLQEICAAAFCDITEG; the protein is encoded by the coding sequence ATGAAAAAGACGAATGCAATGCGTATTTTGGAGGCAGCAGGTGTTCCTTATAGCAGTGTCGAATATGCGTGGGATGAGGCGCATTTAGATGCGGTATCCGCTGCGCAGAAGTTGAATATTGAACTCGATATGCTTTTTAAAACGATTGTCATGATAAGCGAGGATAATGACGTTTTCGTTTTTTGCGTACCCGCACCTTCTGAAGTCAGTTTGAAAAAGGTACGGAATATAACCGGTAAAAAGATAACACCGCTTAAACTCGATGCGCTGCAAAAAACAACGGGCTACATCCGCGGCGGCTGTTCCCCGCTCGGCATGAAAAAGCATTTTCCTACTTTTATCGATGAAACCGCACAGCTGTATGACCGTATTTATGTAAGTGCCGGGAAACGGGGGCACATGCTATGCATTGCCCCTGCAGATTTGCAAGAAATCTGCGCTGCTGCTTTTTGTGATATCACCGAAGGGTAG
- a CDS encoding nucleoside kinase: MKGFEITFPDGSKKQFVEPISARAALAYCREPETVAFGMKVNNELVPLNKMIDVRATIKPVLKGTYDGSNIYRRTLCFLLAAAARKVYPDLRLLVGHSFGYSYYYTFEGAHASDIDLKLIEDKMHEMVDADLPIQTQSVAYAEALELFANTNQPDAYRLLSYNSRPKITINILDDYYDLYFQPLMDRVGYLKVFGLMKYEDGFLLRFPATADTDTLPQFKDIPQLFTVYKEYKTWGKMIGVSSVGQLNEIIESRKTKDFIEITETLQNNKLAHIAEQIKNKGNVKVILIAGPSSSGKTTSAKKLSMQLRVVGYEPYVISLDDYYVGRDKTPRDKDGKFDFECLEALDVPLLNELLLKLFAGEEVELPSYNFKTGERFYTGKKLRLNSRSILILEGIHGLNDNLTPQIDASLKFKIYLSALTQLTLDDHNRIPTSDNRLLRRIVRDAQFRGSSASITIGMWSDVRAGEAKHIFPYQNTADVIFNTALDYELSVLKIYAEPLLRAVKPTDPAYSEASRLLIFLNNFLSVSPSFVHGQSILREFIGDSDFSYH, from the coding sequence ATGAAAGGGTTTGAGATTACATTTCCGGACGGTTCAAAAAAACAGTTTGTCGAACCGATTTCTGCACGTGCCGCATTGGCGTATTGTAGAGAGCCGGAGACGGTTGCATTCGGTATGAAAGTAAATAACGAATTGGTTCCGTTAAACAAGATGATCGATGTGCGCGCTACTATAAAGCCTGTCTTAAAAGGGACTTATGACGGCTCGAATATTTATCGACGCACACTGTGTTTTCTGTTAGCCGCCGCGGCACGAAAGGTATATCCCGATTTACGGCTCTTGGTCGGACACAGCTTCGGCTACTCGTACTATTACACCTTTGAAGGCGCCCATGCCTCCGATATCGATCTCAAACTAATCGAAGATAAAATGCACGAAATGGTCGATGCGGATTTACCGATACAAACGCAATCCGTCGCTTATGCCGAAGCCTTGGAGCTCTTCGCAAACACCAATCAGCCCGATGCGTACCGGCTACTTTCCTACAACAGTAGACCGAAAATCACAATCAACATACTCGACGATTATTACGACTTATACTTCCAGCCGCTGATGGATCGTGTCGGCTATTTAAAAGTATTCGGATTAATGAAGTATGAAGACGGCTTTTTACTGCGCTTTCCTGCAACCGCCGACACTGACACACTTCCTCAATTTAAAGATATCCCGCAGCTTTTCACCGTATATAAAGAATATAAAACGTGGGGTAAGATGATTGGCGTTTCTTCCGTCGGTCAATTAAATGAAATTATCGAAAGCCGTAAAACCAAAGACTTCATTGAAATCACGGAAACGTTACAGAATAATAAATTGGCACATATTGCCGAACAAATCAAAAATAAGGGAAACGTCAAAGTAATTCTGATTGCGGGACCGTCAAGTTCAGGAAAAACGACCTCGGCAAAAAAACTTTCAATGCAACTGCGAGTCGTAGGATATGAACCTTATGTTATCAGCCTCGACGATTATTATGTCGGCAGGGATAAAACACCGCGCGATAAGGACGGAAAATTTGATTTTGAGTGCCTCGAAGCATTGGATGTCCCGCTTTTAAATGAGCTGCTGCTGAAGCTGTTTGCCGGTGAAGAAGTTGAACTGCCTTCGTATAATTTCAAAACAGGTGAGCGATTTTACACCGGAAAAAAACTCCGCCTTAACAGCCGCTCTATTCTTATCTTGGAAGGAATACACGGATTAAACGACAACTTAACCCCACAGATAGACGCTTCGCTTAAATTTAAGATATATCTTTCGGCATTAACACAGCTGACCTTAGATGATCACAACCGGATACCGACTTCCGATAACCGGCTCTTGCGGCGTATCGTGCGCGATGCGCAGTTTAGAGGAAGTTCCGCTTCGATTACCATCGGTATGTGGTCTGATGTGCGGGCGGGAGAGGCTAAACATATTTTCCCGTACCAAAATACCGCCGACGTTATCTTTAATACGGCACTCGATTATGAACTTTCGGTACTGAAAATTTATGCGGAACCGCTGCTCCGCGCAGTAAAGCCCACCGATCCGGCATACAGCGAAGCATCTCGGCTGCTCATCTTCCTGAACAACTTCCTTTCGGTCTCTCCGTCATTTGTACACGGGCAGTCCATTTTACGGGAGTTTATCGGCGACAGCGACTTTTCGTACCATTGA
- the glgA gene encoding glycogen synthase GlgA, protein MRILMITSEAVPFVKTGGLADVVSALSYALKELGHDVRIVMPRYYRIDKKNLTPIPGAMGVSIGDREYWTEVFESTLPNSDIPVYFIDHEESFGRDGLYGSAFEPDFNDNPKRFSILSHAAFQICRKQHWIPDLMHAHDWQTALVPVLLKFNTQYLDFQETASVFTVHNIGYQGIYNKTNYVDTGLDWIYFYSAGFEDWDRMNFLKAGLLSADRLTTVSPTYAQEIQRAEYGFRMDGILRFRKEALTGILNGVDTSVWSPKTDKHIPFNYTARSLAKKAKNKEALQKYMGLPQDEKVPVFGMITRLTDQKGIAELFGPSYGAAFKICTDINLQLIVLGAGDRWCEDELLALSKRLPNLRVYIGYDEKLSHLIEAGSDFFLMPSRYEPCGLNQMYSLLYGTLPIVRNTGGLADTVENYDEQTGDGTGFVLDLLTPDSIYNTVNWAVNAWFKNPEHIVKMRKRGMAKDFTWDTSAKQYLAVYQGAIDRKKPQ, encoded by the coding sequence ATGCGAATATTAATGATAACCAGTGAAGCGGTTCCTTTTGTGAAAACAGGCGGCTTAGCCGATGTCGTATCTGCCTTATCCTATGCATTAAAAGAACTCGGGCATGATGTCAGGATTGTTATGCCGCGTTATTATAGAATTGATAAAAAGAATTTAACGCCTATTCCCGGCGCGATGGGGGTATCTATCGGCGATAGGGAATACTGGACGGAAGTGTTTGAATCGACACTCCCTAATTCGGATATACCGGTGTATTTTATCGATCATGAAGAAAGTTTCGGCCGCGACGGGTTGTACGGTTCCGCTTTTGAACCGGATTTTAATGACAATCCCAAACGGTTTTCGATATTAAGCCATGCAGCCTTCCAGATCTGTAGAAAGCAGCATTGGATTCCCGATCTGATGCACGCGCATGATTGGCAGACGGCGCTTGTGCCCGTGCTGTTAAAATTCAACACACAGTATCTTGATTTTCAAGAAACAGCGAGTGTTTTTACGGTACACAATATCGGCTACCAGGGAATTTACAATAAAACGAATTATGTGGATACGGGACTTGATTGGATATACTTTTATTCGGCCGGTTTTGAGGATTGGGACAGAATGAATTTCTTAAAAGCCGGATTGCTTTCTGCCGATCGGCTGACAACAGTATCTCCTACTTATGCCCAGGAAATACAACGTGCGGAGTACGGTTTCCGGATGGACGGCATTCTCCGTTTCCGCAAAGAGGCTTTAACCGGTATTTTGAACGGTGTCGATACTTCCGTGTGGAGTCCTAAAACGGATAAGCACATTCCTTTTAATTACACCGCCCGCTCTCTTGCGAAAAAAGCGAAGAATAAAGAAGCCTTGCAAAAATATATGGGACTCCCACAGGATGAAAAAGTTCCGGTGTTCGGTATGATAACACGGTTGACCGATCAAAAAGGGATTGCAGAGTTATTCGGGCCGTCTTACGGTGCGGCATTCAAGATATGTACCGATATCAATTTACAGTTGATTGTACTTGGTGCCGGTGACCGGTGGTGCGAAGATGAACTACTGGCGCTTTCAAAACGCCTGCCGAACTTACGCGTCTATATCGGCTATGACGAGAAGTTGAGCCATTTGATTGAGGCCGGAAGCGACTTCTTTTTGATGCCGTCGCGATATGAACCGTGCGGGCTTAATCAGATGTATTCGCTGCTATATGGAACATTGCCTATCGTACGCAATACCGGCGGGCTTGCAGACACGGTAGAAAACTATGATGAGCAAACGGGAGACGGAACCGGTTTTGTGCTGGATCTGCTTACCCCCGACAGTATTTATAATACCGTTAATTGGGCGGTAAATGCGTGGTTTAAGAACCCCGAACATATCGTTAAAATGCGGAAGCGGGGTATGGCCAAAGATTTTACCTGGGATACGTCCGCAAAACAGTATCTTGCCGTGTATCAAGGGGCTATCGATAGGAAAAAACCGCAATAA